The Medicago truncatula cultivar Jemalong A17 chromosome 4, MtrunA17r5.0-ANR, whole genome shotgun sequence genome includes a region encoding these proteins:
- the LOC25492135 gene encoding L-ascorbate oxidase homolog: protein MGYLKQCSVLLLVVLLVACANGEDPYRFYNWNVTYGDIYPLGVKQQGILINGKFPGPQIESVTNDNLIINVFNSLDEPFLISWNGVLQRRNSWQDGVYGTNCPISPGKNTYILQVKDQIGSYFYFPSLAFHKAAGGYGGFTIATRSVIPVPFDPPSGDFTILAGDWYKRNHTDLRAILDSGKNLPFPDGLVINGRGSNAYTFTVDQGKTYRFRISNVGITTSINFRIQGHKMKLVEVEGSHTVQNIYDSLDIHLGQTYSVLVTADQPPHDYYIVVTTRFTSQVLNASSILHYRNSARRVSGPLPAGPTTKIDWSVEQARSLRRNLTASGPRPNPQGSYHYGMINTTRTIRLQNSAPIIKGKQRYAVNSVSFIPADTPLKLADYFKIQGVFSLGSIPDNPTGGGGNLQTSVMAADFRGFLEVVFENPEDTLQSWHIDGHSFFVVGMDGGQWSAASRLNYNLRDTIARSTVQVYPKSWTALYMPLDNVGMWNVRSENWARQYLGHQFYLRVYSPVNSLRDEYPIPSNALWCGKAVGHHN, encoded by the exons ATGGGTTATTTAAAACAATGTTCTGTCTTATTGTTGGTAGTGTTACTTGTTGCATGTGCAAATGGAGAAGATCCTTATAGGTTTTATAATTGGAATGTTACATATGGTGATATTTATCCACTTGGAGTTAAACAACAG GGGATTTTGATAAATGGAAAATTTCCAGGGCCACAGATTGAGTCAGTGACTAATGATAATTTGATTATCAATGTTTTCAACAGCTTGGATGAACCTTTCCTCATTTCTTG GAATGGAGTGCTGCAGAGGAGAAACTCATGGCAAGATGGAGTGTATGGTACAAATTGTCCAATCTCTCCAGGAAAGAACACTTATATTCTTCAAGTAAAAGATCAGATTGGCAGCTATTTCTACTTTCCTTCCCTTGCATTTCACAAGGCAGCAGGAGGTTATGGCGGTTTCACAATCGCTACTCGCTCCGTGATTCCTGTACCTTTTGATCCTCCATCCGGAGATTTCACCATACTGGCAGGAGATTGGTACAAAAGAAATCACACA GATTTGAGGGCCATTTTAGATAGCGGAAAAAATCTTCCTTTCCCTGATGGACTTGTCATCAATGGTCGCGGTTCTAATGCTTACACATTCACGGTTGATCAAG GGAAGACTTACCGATTCCGGATATCAAATGTGGGGATTACCACATCCATCAATTTCAGAATCCAAGGGCATAAGATGAAGCTTGTTGAGGTGGAAGGAAGTCACACTGTGCAAAACATTTACGACTCACTTGACATTCATTTGGGGCAGACGTATTCTGTATTGGTTACTGCTGATCAACCACCACATGACTACTACATTGTTGTCACAACAAGGTTCACGTCACAGGTGCTGAATGCTTCATCGATTCTTCATTACAGAAACTCAGCGAGAAGAGTTTCTGGTCCTCTTCCTGCTGGACCAACCACTAAAATCGATTGGTCCGTTGAACAGGCTCGGTCCCTAag GAGGAATCTTACAGCAAGTGGACCAAGACCAAATCCACAAGGATCCTACCATTATGGAATGATAAACACAACACGTACAATTAGACTTCAAAATTCTGCTCCAATTATCAAAGGAAAACAAAGATATGCTGTCAATAGTGTGTCATTTATCCCTGCTGATACACCACTCAAACTAGCTGATTACTTCAAGATCCAAGGTGTGTTTTCACTTGGAAGTATCCCGGACAACCCCACCGGTGGTGGCGGTAATCTTCAGACTTCTGTCATGGCGGCCGATTTTCGAGGTTTTCTGGAGGTTGTGTTTGAGAATCCTGAAGATACTTTGCAATCATGGCACATCGATGGACATAGCTTCTTTGTAGTAGG GATGGATGGAGGACAATGGTCAGCTGCAAGCAGACTAAATTACAACTTAAGAGATACAATTGCTCGTAGTACAGTTCAG GTGTATCCGAAGTCATGGACTGCACTCTACATGCCATTGGATAATGTGGGAATGTGGAATGTGAGGTCTGAGAATTGGGCAAGACAATATTTGGGCCACCAATTTTATCTTAGAGTGTATTCACCAGTAAATTCATTGAGAGATGAGTACCCTATTCCAAGCAATGCACTTTGGTGTGGCAAGGCAGTGGGTCACCACAATTAG